The following are from one region of the Centroberyx gerrardi isolate f3 chromosome 16, fCenGer3.hap1.cur.20231027, whole genome shotgun sequence genome:
- the LOC139925852 gene encoding neuronal acetylcholine receptor subunit beta-2-like: MTTNCWLTQVWNDYRLMWDPEEYEGIKKVRLPSQHIWLPDIVLYNNADGTYEVSFYSNAVVSNNGEVAWLPPAIYKSACKIEVRDFPFDQQNCTLKFRSWTYDHTEIDLILLSDFASRDDFKPSGEWDIVSLPGRKNEDPDDITYLDITYDFIIKRKPLFYTINLIIPCVLITSLAILVFYLPSDCGEKMTLCISVLLALTVFLLLISKIVPPTSLAVPLIGKYLMFTMVLVTFSIVTSVCVLNVHHRSPSTHTMPPWVKRVFLYRLPSYLFMRRPGSSNIRERFRKKHEQRSYSDLKQRGADGSPAAGGAGSSAGMADSSSSFYVNEESAKRYGWKVSDLSENTEFRKRMTLKCNIDVEEAVDGVRYIAEKMKSEDDDEGIIEDWKYVAMVIDRLFLWIFVLVCVVGTVGLFMQPLFQSYNTPTLDDLEQN; this comes from the exons ATGACCACCAACTGCTGGCTCACTCAG gTATGGAATGACTACAGGTTAATGTGGGACCCTGAAGAGTATGAGGGCATCAAGAAGGTCCGGCTCCCGTCGCAACACATCTGGCTGCCAGACATCGTCCTCTACAACAA TGCTGATGGGACCTACGAAGTCTCCTTCTACTCCAACGCGGTGGTCTCCAACAACGGCGAGGTGGCCTGGCTCCCGCCGGCCATCTACAAGTCGGCCTGCAAAATCGAGGTCCGCGACTTCCCCTTCGACCAGCAGAACTGCACCCTCAAGTTCCGCTCCTGGACCTACGACCACACCGAGATCGACCTCATCCTCCTCAGCGACTTTGCCAGCCGCGATGACTTCAAGCCCAGCGGCGAGTGGGACATCGTGTCGCTGCCCGGACGCAAGAACGAAGACCCCGACGACATCACGTACCTCGACATCACCTACGACTTCATCATCAAGAGGAAGCCGCTGTTCTACACCATCAACCTGATCATCCCCTGCGTCCTCATCACGTCCCTGGCCATCCTGGTGTTCTACCTCCCGTCGGACTGCGGCGAGAAGATGACGCTGTGCATCTCCGTCCTGCTGGCCCTCACTGTGTTTTTACTCCTGATCTCAAAGATCGTGCCGCCTACGTCTTTAGCAGTGCCTCTGATCGGGAAGTACCTGATGTTTACCATGGTGCTGGTCACCTTCTCCATCGTCACCAGCGTGTGCGTGCTGAACGTGCACCACCGCTCCCCCAGCACGCACACCATGCCCCCCTGGGTCAAGCGCGTCTTCCTGTACCGGCTCCCCTCCTACCTCTTCATGCGGCGACCCGGCAGCTCCAACATCCGCGAGCGGTTCCGGAAAAAGCACGAGCAGCGGTCGTACTCGGACCTGAAGCAGCGGGGGGCGGACGGGTCGCCGGCGGCCGGAGGGGCCGGGAGCTCGGCGGGGATGGCGGATTCCTCCTCGTCCTTCTACGTGAACGAGGAGTCGGCCAAGCGCTACGGCTGGAAGGTCAGCGACCTGTCGGAGAACACGGAGTTCAGGAAGAGGATGACGCTCAAGTGCAACATCGACGTGGAGGAGGCGGTGGATGGAGTGCGCTACATCGCTGAGAAGATGAAGAGCGAGGATGACGATGAAGGG aTCATTGAGGACTGGAAGTACGTTGCCATGGTGATCGATCGTCTCTTCCTGTGGATCtttgtgctggtgtgtgtggtcGGGACGGTGGGCCTCTTCATGCAGCCCCTGTTCCAGAGTTACAACACCCCCACTCTCGACGACCTGGAGCAGAACTGA